Part of the Salvelinus fontinalis isolate EN_2023a chromosome 1, ASM2944872v1, whole genome shotgun sequence genome is shown below.
ataatagatctggcctgttttatactagacctggcctgtattataatagatctggcctgttttatactagacctggcctgtattatgatagacttagcctgtattataatagatctggcctgttttatactagacctggcctgtattatgatagacttagcctgtattataatagatctggcctgttttatactagacctggtctgtattatactagacctggcctgtattataatagatctggcctgttttatactagacctggcctgtagacctggcctgtattataatagatctggcctgttttatactagacctggcctgtgttataatagacttagcctgtattataatagacctggcctgtattatactagacctggtctgtattatgatagacttagcctgtattataatatacatggcctgttttatactagacctggcctgtattatactagacctggcctgtattataatagacctggcctgtattataatagatctggcctgttttatactagacctggcctgtagacctggcctgtattataatagatctggcctgttttatactagacctggcctgtgttataatagacttagcctgtattataatagacctggcctgtattacactagacctggcctgtagacctggtctgtattatgatagacttagcctgtattataatagatctggcctgttttatactagacctggcctgtagacttagcctgtattataatagatctggcctgttttatactagacctggcctgtagacttagcctgtattataatagatctgacctgttttatactagacctggcctgtagacctggtctgtattatagtagatctggcctgttttatactagacctggcctgtagacctagcctgtattataatatacctggtctgtattatactagacctggcctgtagacatagcatgtataataatagaccaggcctgtattataatagacctggcctgtattataatagacctggcctgtataataatacacCTGGCCTGTATTGAAATAGACCTACAAGTATAATAATACAAAGCTGAACAAGGAAATGAATGTCCACTCTTCATTGCTATTCAATGCAGATCCCGCCTTCATTCGTATTTGATAATTTTTCTCGAAATATAAAAGCACAACATAGATTTAAGCTAGTGGCTTAattagttgaacatgttattactccaaccaaGTGAAAGTGAGAAAAATGACACGTTTTGATTTTCATAAAAAATAACTTTATATCAAACGACGGCttgcacatgcgcagttcggtGCGAGAGACCGACATGTTTCTACCCATGAGTTCAGCCAGACAACAGCATGTCAACGCCTTCAAGTGCTGTGAGGTTTTATATTGGAGAAGCAGCTTCTGCCTCTCTTCATACTGTACTTTCATTGGCTTTCTTTTATAGAGGAGACGGAATGCAATACGTCTAAAATTAGAAGTACCAGTACGGCGCTCCGGACATCTCCGGCCCAAGCCAAGCACTGGTTACAAGTTGACTACACAGATCTAGCACAGTGTTGCCAACTtctcagtaaggaaagtagctattggctgtccttttttgaaaatgtgtcgctAGAGGTGTCTGAATACTCGCTAAATATAATTGGCAACACTGAGATTCTAATATCAGCTTTATCCATCTCGATAGACCAGACGGACCGGAAGCTCACCGCCCGGAAGCTCACCGCCCGTTCACTGTGGACATGTTGCCATAGTAACGCAGGTGACAATAACATGTCGGCAAAAGCGAAACAAAGCAACAAGTCAGCGGATAAAAATGCAAACGACAGAAATGACGCTGCGTCCAAAGTAGGAAGATATGTTAAAACCCTATTAATAGTTGATATTATTTGAATGATTTGCTACATCATTTGTCTGGTTATTTGGATTATTTGACAAACTTGTATCATAGCTAAAGCTAACATAGTTTGGCTAGTTAACCAAACCCACTTGTGTTCTGAACCCAATGAATACAGGACAATGATGCTGAAAAAGCCAACCCTCAATGGAAACTTATTTCCCATGAACAAATCAACACGCTGTTGGATTTGACAGTGGAACAAGTGCAACTGTAAGTAGCAAGGATATATAGGCCTACTAGCCAGTTTATTTGTAAGTGTTTCATGTATGCTAACCTTTTTGTTTTACTACAGCCAGTTTGAAGAAATACTTGGTTTGAAGAACTACCAGACATGTCTGAAGGAGGCAGCCCTGTTGGACTACTTTGTCTCTGGCTTCTGGTGGGCCAGGGAGATGAACTACACCTGTCAACAGATCTCATTCATCATGGCTCTACTGCAAGTGTTACTGGACAATATCAGGGGTAAGTCATAGGATTTAGAGGTAACAGACagtatcaaatcacattttatcggtcacatacacatgattagcagatgttattgcgggtgtagcgtattgcttgtgtttctagcgccgacagtgcagtaatatctaacaagtaatatctaacagattacataacatatacccaatatacacaaatctaaagtaaagaaaTGGagttaagaatatatacatatggacaagtgatgtcagagcggaacggactaagatacagtagtatagaaaacagtatatacatatgagatgagaaatgcaagatatgtaaacattattaagtgaatgagataccatagaatagtatagaatacagtatgtacatatgagatgagtaatgcaagatatgtaaacattattaagtgaatgagataccatagaatagtatagaatacagtatatacatatgagatgagtaatgcaagatatgtaaacattattaagtgaatgagataccgtagaatagtatagaatacagtatgtacatatgagatgagtaatgcaagatatgtaaacattattaagtgaatgagataccgtagtatagtatagaaaacagtatatacatatgagatgagaaatgcaagatatgtaaacattattaagtgaatgagatactgtagaataatatagaatacagtatatacatatgagatgagtaatttaCTGTGCAACCTATCATTTTGATTTGTTACCACGAGTGTGCCCCAACCAGGGATGGAGAAACTTTgattgggggtgggggccacaaaatctgaactcatcatgccCGGCCACAGTGGCTCGCAGGCCTGCATatccacatctatacccacacaTGCAGACAGCCTTTTTTGTGGGCCCTAAGTAACATTTAGTTGGGGTTCCACCTCACTTTGCGAGAAATTTTAAGTTGCTCCCCGCTTGACAGCAGAGCGAAGAAAATAGACGTTTTAGAGTTAATTTCCTCCAAAACTTCACAATTTGAGACGTTGCCGTTTgaaagcaagtttgctgcaattctactcattttgccctggaacagagtcatagagagaagattgagcaatttataactaatttcacacaattctactcattttgccctgGAACAGAGTCATGGAGAGAAGATTGAGCAATttataactaatttcacacaattctactcattttgccctggaacagagtcatagagagaagattgagcaatttataactaatttcacacaattctactcattttgccctgGAACAGAGTCATGGAGAGAAGATTGAGCAATttataactaatttcacacaattctactcattttgccctgGAACAGAGTCATGGAGAGAAGATTGAGCAATttataactaatttcacacaattctactcattttgccctgGAACAGAGTCATGGAGAGAAGATTGAGCAATttataactaatttcacacaattctactcattttgccctggaacagagtcatagagagaagattgagcaatttataactaatttcacacaattctactcattttgccctggaacagagtcatagagagaagattgagcaatttataactaatttcacacaattctactcattttgccctggaacagagtcatagagagaagattgagcaatttataactaatttcacacaattctactcattttgccctgGAACAGAGTCATGGAGAGAAGATTGAGCAATttataactaatttcacacaattctactcattttgccctggaacagagtcatagagagaagattgagcaatttataactaatttcacacaattctactcattttgccctggaacagagtcatagagagaagattgagcaatttataactaatttcacgcaattctactcattttgccctgGAACAGAGTCATGGAGAGAAGATTGAGCAATTTATAACTAATTTCacgcaattctactcattttgccctgGAACAGAGTCATGGAGAGAAGATTGAGCAATttataactaatttcacacaattctactcattttgccctgGAACAGAGTCATGGAGAGAAGATTGAGCAATttataactaatttcacacaattctactcattttgccctgGAACAGAGTCATGGAGAGAAGATTGAGCAATttataactaatttcacacaattctactcattttgccctgGAACAGAGTCATGGAGAGAAGATTGAGCAATttataactaatttcacacaattctactcattttgcccttGAACAGAGTCATAGAGAGAAGATTGAGCAATttataactaatttcacacaattctactcattttgccctgGAACAGAGTCATGGAGAGAAGATTGAGCAATTTATAACTAATTTCacgcaattctactcattttgccctgGAACAGAGTCATGGAGAGAAGATTGAGCAATttataactaatttcacacaattctactcattttgccctggaacagagtcatagagagaagattgagcaatttataactaatttcacgcaattctactcattttgcccttGAACAGAGTCATAGAGAGAAGATTGAGCAATttataactaatttcacacaattctactcattttgccctgGAACAGAGTCATGGAGAGAAGATTGAGCAATTTATAACTAATTTCacgcaattctactcattttgccctgGAACAGAGTCATGGAGAGAAGATTGAGCAATttataactaatttcacacaattctactcattttgcccttGAACAGAGTCATAGAGAGAAGATTGAGCAATttataactaatttcacacaattctactcattttgccctggaacagagtcatagagagaagattgagcaatttataactaatttcacacaattctactcattttgcccttGAACAGAGTCATGGAGAGAAGATTGAGCAATttataactaatttcacacaattctactcattttgccctggaacagagtcatagagagaagattgagcaatttataactaatttcacacaattctactcattttgccctggaacagagtcatagagagaagattgagcaatttataactaatttcacacaattctactcattttgccctggaacagagtcatagagagaagattgagcaatttataactaatttcacacaattctactcattttgccctggaacagagtcatagagagaagattgagcaatttataactaatttcacacaattctactcattttgccctggaacagagtcatagagagaagattgagcaatttataactaatttcacacaattctactcattttgccctggaacagagtcatagagagaagattgagcaatttataactaatttcacacaattctactcattttgccctggaacagagtcatagagagaagattgagcaatttataactaatttcacacaattctactcattttgccctggaacagagtcatagagagaagattgagcaatttataactaatttcacacaattctactcattttgccctggaacagagtcatagagagaagattgagcaatttataactaatttcacacaattctactcattttgccctggaacagagtcatagagagaagattgagcaatttataactaatttcacacaattctactcattttgccctggaacagagtcatagagagaagattgagcaatttataactaatttcacacaattctactcattttgccctggaacagagtcatagagagaagattgagcaatttataactaatttcacacaattctactcattttgccctggaacagagtcatagagagaagattgagcaatttataactaatttcacacaattctactcattttgccctggaacagagtcatagagagaagattgagcaatttataactaatttcacacaattctactcattttgcccttGAACAGAGTCATAGAGAGAAGATTGAGCAATttataactaatttcacacaattctactcattttgccctggaacagagtcatagagagaagattgagcaatttataactaatttcacacaattctactcattttgccctggaacagagtcatagagagaagattgagcaatttataactaatttcacacaattctactcattttgccctggaacagagtcatagagagaagattgagcaatttataactaatttcacacaattctactcattttgccctggaacagagtcatagagagaagattgagcaatttataactaatttcacacaattctactcattttgccctggaacagagtcatagagagaagattgagcaatttataactaatttcacacaattctactcattttgccctggaacagagtcatagagagaagattgagcaatttataactaatttcacacaATTCTACTATTTTGCCCTGGAACAGAGTCATGGAGAGAAGATTGAGCAATTTATAACTAATTTCacgcaattctactcattttgccttTCATTAGGGGCTGTGTGTTCAACCACCTAATCATTAATACCTTCATTAGGGGCTGTGTGTTCAACCTCCTAATCATTAATACCATTAGGGGCTGTGTGTTCAACCTCCTAATCATCAAGACCTTCATTAGGGGCTGTGTGTTCACCACCTAATCATTAATATCTTCATTAGGGGCTGTGTGTTCAACCTACTAATCATCAAGACCTTCATTAGGGGCTGTGTGTTCAACCTCCTAATCATCAAGACCTTCATTAGGGGCTGTGCTAGTTGTGGAATTCATCAATGTAGCCATAAGAATCCTACTAGACGTTTATTACTTCTCTCTCTAGCCGGGGCGGTGCTCTGCCAGAATGTGGACACCATGGAGCCGGCGCGAGATATTGCTTGGGAAAACGTACCTTAATCCATAAATGGGATTTGGGATAATTAGGAATACAGCGCCATCTCCCATCCTTGGATTAAGGTACATTTACCGAGACACATCTCACGCTCCTGgctgtcctgatctggctgtcctgatctggctgtcctgatctggctgtcctGATCTTAGCTGTCCTGATCTTAGCTGTCCTGATCTGCCTGTCCACATCTGGCTGTCCACATCTGgctgtcctgatctggctgtcctGATCTTGactgtcctgatctggctgtcctgatctggctgtcctGATCTTGactgtcctgatctggctgtccaCATCTGGCTGTCCTGATCTTAgctgtcctgatctggctgtcctgatctggctgtcctgatctggctgtcctgatctggctgtcctgatctggctgtcctgatctggctgtcctGATCTTGactgtcctgatctggctgtccaCATCTGGCTGTCCTGATCTTAGCTGTCCTGATCTGGTTGTCCTGATCTGactgtcctgatctggctgtcctgatctggctgtcctGATCTGgatgtcctgatctggctgtcctgatctggctgtcctgatctggctgtcctgatctggctgtcctGATTTTAGCTGTCCTGATCTTGGCTGTCCTGATCTGactgtcctgatctggctgtcctgatctggctgtcctGATCTGgatgtcctgatctggctgtcctgatctggctgtcctgatctggctgtcctgatctggctgtcctGATCTTAGCTGTCCTGATCTTGGCTGTCCTGATCTTGGCACGGCACCGTTCCTGCTAGAGAGGAAAGTAATGAACGTCCAGTCAGACTCTTATGGCTAACGTCAATATGGACGTGCTGCGGCTAATACCTGTGTTCATATCTGTCCTCGACGTCCCAGAGAAGCAGATGCCGTTTGTTGATAACCTGAATGAGTTTGCCAAGTTGATGTCAGGAACGCGCCAGTCTCCTTCTCCAGAGGTGGACTCCCTGTTTGATGCTGAGCATGCCGTGTGCATCACTGACTACCTGAAGTGCAGGTAGCAAGACTCTTCTCTCTTagcctttttttttaaagtagggcCTACATGATTAATATCACACGAACACTGCCCTTACTTACCTcgagtcccgtgtggctcagttgggagagcatggcgcttgcaacgccagggttgtgggttcatttcccacggggggaccaggatgaatatgtatgaactttacaatttgtaagtcgctctggataagagcgtctgctaaatgacttaaatgtaaatgtaaatgttacctggtgataatCCATTCAGAGCAGTGAACCTCATAGTGGATGTTGAAGTTCTGATCTGTTGGTTACTCATCTTGGTTCACCTGTTTTACTATAGTCTCTTTCAGAACTACCAACTCTATGAGTTTCTCTTCAACCAACCTAGAGAGGAGCTGCTCCTTGGAGAgaaggtgaggctgtgtgtgtctgtatgtatgctcttcaaccgaccTAGAGAGGAGCTGCTCCTTGGAGAGAAGGTGagactgtgtgtctgtatgtatgctcttcaaccgaccTAGAGAGGAGCTGCTCCTTGGAGAgaaggtgaggctgtgtgtgtctgtatgtatgctcttcaaccgaccTAGAGAGGAGCTGCTCCTTGGAGAGAAGGTGagactgtgtgtctgtatgtatgctcttcaaccgaccTAGAGAGGAGCTGCTCCTTGGAGAGAAGGTGagactgtgtgtctgtatgtatgctcttcaaccgaccTAGAGAGGAGCTGCTCCTTGGAGAGaaggtgagactgtgtgtgtctgtatgtatgcccTTCAACCAACCTAGAGAGGAGCTGCTCCTTGGAAAGAAGGTgaggctgtgtctgtctgtatgtatgagGTTTCCTTAAGGAAGCTAGTGGGTACCTTGGAAGGGCAGTGACCATAAAGAGAGTCCGTTCCTGTCATTGTCCCTAACCATGTATCTGTAACTTTCATTTCTGACTAACTATCTCACCATCAGGAGACCATTTATCTGTCATCTCTGACTAACTCACCATCAGGAGACCATTTATCTGTCATCTGACTAACTCACCATCAGGAGACCATTTATCTGTCATCTCTGACTAACTCACCATCAGGAGACCATTTATCTGTCATCTCTGACTAACTCACCATCAGGAGACCATTTATCTGTCATCTGACTAACTCACCATCAGGAGACCATTTATCTGTCATCTCTGACTGTCTCACCATCAGGAGACCATTTATCTGTCATCTCTGACTGTCTCACCATCAGAAGTCAAACTAGTGGAAGCACTTTACTGTAAATGCACTGGTCCCATTCTGCATGTACTGGCTCTATACTGCATGTACTGGCTCTATACTGCATGTACTGGCCCTATACTGCATGTACTGGCCCTATACTGCATGTACTGGCCCTATACTGCATGTACTGGCTCTATACTGCATGTACTGGCTCTATACTGCATGTACTGGCCCTATACTGCATGTACTGGCCCTATACTGCATGTACTGGCCCTATACTGCATGTACTGGCCCTATACTGCATGTACTGGCCCTATACTGCATGTACTGGCCCTATACTGCATGTACTGGCTCTATACTGCATGTACTGGCCCTATACTGCAATTACTGGCCCTATACTGCATGTACTGGCTCTATACTGCATGTACTGGCCCTATACTGCATGTACTGGCTCTATACTGCATGTACTGGCTCTATACTGCATGTACTGGCCCTATACTGCATGTACTGGCCCTATACTGCATGTACTGGCCCTATACTGCATGTACTGGCTCTATACTGCATGTACTGGCTCTATACTGCATGTACTGGCCCTATACTGCATGTACTGGCCCTATACTGCATGTACTGGCCCTATACTGCATGTACTGGCCCTATACTGCATGTACTGGCCCTATACTGCATGTACTGGCCCTATACTGCATGTACTGGCTCTATACTGCATGTACTGGCCCTATACTGCAATTACTGGCCCTATACTGCATGTACTGGCTCTATACTGCATGTACTGGCCCTATACTGCATGAACTGGCCCTATACTGCATGTACTGGCCCTATACTGCATGTACTGGCTCTATACTGCATGTACTGGCCCTGTACTGCATGTACTGGCCCTGTACTGCATGTACTGGCCCTATACTGCATGTACTGGCTCTATACTGCATGTACTGGCCCTATACTGCATATACTGGCCCTAAACTGCATGTACTGGCTCTATACTGCATGTACTGGCTCTATACTGCATGTACTGGCCCTATACTGCATGTACTGGCCCTATACTGCATGTACTGGCCCTATACTGCATGTACTGGCCCTTTACTGCATGTACTGGCCCTATACTGCATGTACTGGCCCTATACTGCATGTACTGGCTCAATACTGCATGTACTGGCCCTATACTGCATGTACTGGCTCTATACTGCATGTACTGGCCCTATACTGCATGTACTGGCCCTATACTGCATGTACTGGCCCTATACTGCATGTACTGGCTCTATACTGCATGTACTGGCTCTATACTGCATGTACTGGCTCTATACTGCATGTACTGGCTCTATACTGCATGTACTGGCCCTATACTGCATGTACTGGCCCTATACTGCATGTACTGGCCCTATACTGCATGTACTGGCCCTATACTGCATGTACTGTGCTGAAACAAAGTTATTCAAACAGTTCACTCTGTTCCTCTCACAGCATGTATGGAGCCTATAATAACATCAGATCCCATTATCACAACATGTATGGAGCCTATAATAACATCAGATCTCATTATCACAGCATGTATGGAGCCTATAATAACATCAGATCCCATTATCACAGCATGTATGGAGCCTATAATAACATCAGATCCCATTATCACAGCATGTATGGAGCCTATAATAACATCAGATCTCATTATCACAGCATGTATGGAGCCTATAATAACATCAGATCCCATTATCACAGCACGTATGTATCCTATAATAACATCAGATCGCATTATCACATGTATGGAGCCTATAATAACATCAGATCTCATTATCACAGCATTTATGTATCCGATAATAACATCAGATCCCATTATCACAGCATGTATGGAGCCTATAATAACATCAGATCTCATTATCACAGCATGTATGGAGCCTATAATAACATCAGATATCAT
Proteins encoded:
- the LOC129865245 gene encoding ciliary-associated calcium-binding coiled-coil protein 1-like, with product MSAKAKQSNKSADKNANDRNDAASKDNDAEKANPQWKLISHEQINTLLDLTVEQVQLQFEEILGLKNYQTCLKEAALLDYFVSGFWWAREMNYTCQQISFIMALLQVLLDNIREKQMPFVDNLNEFAKLMSGTRQSPSPEVDSLFDAEHAVCITDYLKCSLFQNYQLYEFLFNQPREELLLGEKRTIEVISSADCGAPLEEGMNTEDYLHYMTPVDQQEEGQRSSQEEDGEGPAETGLQQEKENKATEFEGFNVQDVKDLTNEMLGDLQAEFTEKLRVQEETFRTRLDPLKQSACK